Below is a window of Methylosinus sp. PW1 DNA.
GCCACGCGATTGTAGGAGCCGTCGTAGCCGAGGGCGACCAGATCCGCGTGCAACTGCTTGACCGTCCGCTTCTGCTTGCGCGATTTTGCGGCCTCCTGACGCAGCATGTGCGCCAGCTTGTCGGCGAACGGATCGAGCCGGCTCGGTCGATCGGGCGTGGCGAACCCCGGCTCCACGCTGTCCGAGCGCAGGTATTTGCGCACCGTATTGCGCGACAGCCCCGTGCGTCGCGCAATCTCCCGGATCGAAAACTCCTGCCGATATCGCCAGCGTCGGATGACGCTCAATAACTCCATGTCGATCACTCCAAGGTCCCCCACGACGGTCGAGGGGGAAAGGTTCGAACATGGGTCAGTTCTCGGTGGAAAAACTCGTGCTGCCTGGGTCAGCTCTCAGTGGAAATCAACACCGATATTGGATCGACTGCGACAAGCGCCTCAAAGTGTCAGGGCGCTGAAAGCGCTCGCCCGACGCGCCTCGCAGACGTCGGCGACGTTTCCCCGAGGCCGTGCAGCGAGCGGCGCGCCCAGACCGATCGGCGCCGCTCTTCGCATTTATGCGATCCTTACGAACACGAGCCTTCTTCCGCATCGACCCTTTACTTGGAGCCGATCCACATTGTCCTCGCGGTCCATACCCCGGATCGCGGCATCGTGAGCGCACTTATGACTATTTCTCCGAATACCCCGATCGAACCGCCGTTTCGACGAATTGCTTCCGACTTGCGATTTGTCGTCGGCCAAGATCGACACGGACGCTGGATAGCCGTCGAAGATCTCGGGCGCGGGGGAGGCATTTTCGTCAGTCGGCTGGCGGCTCTTCAATACGTCGCCTCCGAAACCGGCCAGCCACCGGAGTCCGTCCACTTCACGAACAAACGCCTGAGCTTCAGGAGCTAGGTCGATGTGGCCCGTGATTCCATCTAACGAGCTGGACCGCCTGTCGTCCCCTGTCCAAGACAGTCGGACGACGCCCGAGGCGAGCGCTGGCCCTAAACTCGAAGCGCCGCCAGCGTTCCACGCCTCGTTTACGGCGCTCGTGACCCCTTTCGACAATGACGGCGTCGCGAAAAAAACATTCGCCGATCTCGTCGCCTGGCAAATCGATGAAGGCGTCCAGGGATTGGTTGTCTGCAGCGCGACGGGCGAAGGGCGGACGCTTACGCCTCAAGAACGGGTTCAAGTCCTCCGGCTCGCAACTGAAGCCGCCGGAAATCGTGCTTCGATCGTTGCGGACACTGGAACCGACTGCACCCGCGAAAGCGTCTCTCTGACGCGAGCGGCGCAGTCCGCAGGCGCCACGGCCGCGCTCATTGTCACCCCATCCTATAACAAGCCGAGTCCCGCCGGACTTTTCCGACACTATTACGAAATCGCCCGCTCTGTAGACATTCCCCTGATCGTCGGGATCGATCCGGTGAGGACAGGCGTCGACATCGGCCCGGATACGCTCGCGCGACTGGCGGAGATAGAGAATATCGTCGGGCTCGTGGACGCGACCGGCGATTTCGACCGCTTCCCGCGCCACGCCTTTTCGTTGCGCTCCGAATTCGCCCGGCTCTCCGGTGACGACCACGCCTGCCTCATGTTTCGCATGGCCGGCGGGCATGGGTCAGTTTCGATCGTCGCCAACGCGGTTCCGAAAATCTGGTCAGAAATGCAACAGGCGAGCACGCGCGGAGACTGGGCTCGCGCCGCGATGATCCAGAAACAGCTGCTGCCTTTGCTTTCGGCCTTTCGCATGGAAGCCGGTCCGGGGCCGATCAAATACGCCCTGTCCTATTTACGCCCCTGGTTCAATCCGAATGTGAGACTGCCGCTCGTTCCGGTCAAATATGAAACCGGAAGCGCCGTTGTCGCGGCGCTCAGAGAGCTAGAGCTTATCGATTGAGCAAACGAGACCGCTACTCCTCCCGAGACAACGGCTTTTCTGACTCCAAAAATCGATAGCCGACGCCCAATTCGGTCTCGATGATGCGGGGCACAGCCGGATCGTCTTCGATCTTGGCGCGCAGCTTTCCGATGAAAACGCGCAGGTACTGGAGATCGTTCTGATGCGCCGGTCCCCACACCGACCTCAATATCTCGTTGTGGGTGACGAGACGGCCGGGACGACGCGCCAGAACGAGGAGAAGGTCATACTCTTTTGGCGTCAGATTTATCTTGATCCCGTGCTTCGTTACCTGATGCTTGACGGTATCCACGATGAGGCCGAGCGCCTCTATTCGAGACGGCGGCGGCTCTTTGCAGGGCGTATGCCGAAGCGCTGCGCGCACCCGCGCCATCAGTTCTCCGATGGCAAACGGCTTTTCGACATAATCATTGGCGCCGGCGTCCAAAGCAGCGATCTTCTCGGCCTCGTCGTCACGCGCCGACAATATGATGATCGGCGCATCCGAGAAGATCCGCGCCTCCCGTAGAACCTCTTTTCCGTCCATGTCGGTCAGGCCGAGATCGAGCACTGTGACGTCGGGAGCCGAAGCTGCAATCATCTTCAGAGCCTCTCCGCCGGTCATTGCTTTCAACGGTTCGTAGCCGCACGCTTTGAGGGCCGGACGAAGAACGCGGTGGATTTCCGGCTCATCGTCGACAACGAGAACGCGAATTTGGCGCGATCGGCGCGCGTCCTCTCCCTCCCCATCTCCGACCATCGAAGCTCCGTGATTGTATGGCATCTGACCTGCCGCCTCTCTGGACTCCTCGGCCTTCGGGCGCTCGCCCGAAAAGGCAATCCAGCTGTGCATGAATAGATCGATGCGCGCCGGGCCGGAAAACGCTGTTCGCGCTCCCAGTCCGGCGCTCGACAATCGTCAATGAAGCTCGTCCAACGCCAGATTGAGCTCCAGCACATTGACGCGCGGCTCGCCGATGAAGCCGGCGAGACGCTGCTCGATCTGCTTCTCGATCAGCGCGCGGACGCGGGCTTCGGGAAGCTTGCGCGCGGCGGCGACGGCGGGCGCCTGCGCCAACGCGAATTGGGGCGAGATGTGCGGATCGAGACCGGACGCCGACGTCGTCACCGCGTCGGCGGCCACCATGTCGACGCGGCCCGCCGCAAACTCCGCCTCGATCGCGGCGTTCACTCGATCGACGAGCTTTTGCGAGGTCGGGCCGAGGTTCGAGCCCGACGAATTGGCGGCGTTATAGGGCGCGTCGACCGTCTTGCTTGAATCATTCGGGTCGGGCGCGCTCGTCGCCGAGGGGCGACCGTGGAAATAATTGTCCGCGGCGAAGTTCTGACCGATCAGCCGCGAGCCGACGATGACGCCCTTGCGCTCGACGAGACTGCCATTGGCCTCATCGCGGAAAGCGATCTGCGCGAGGCCGGTGATCGCCAGAGGATAGGCGAGCCCCGTGAGAAGGGTGAACAGAACGATCATGACGATCGCGGGACGAATTTGGGAGAGCATCGATAGGCTCCTTTAAGCGAGATGCAGAATCGACACGATGATGTCGATCAGCTTGATGCCGACGAAGGGAATGATGACGCCGCCGAGGCCGTAAATCAGCAGATTGCGCCGCAGCAGCGCCGCAGCGCCGATCGGCCGATAGGCGACGCCCTTCAGCGCCAGCGGGATGAGCGCGATGATGATCAGCGCGTTGAAGATCACCGCCGAGAGGATCGCCGATTGCGGCGAGGCGAGCTTCATGACGTTGATCGCGCCGAGCTCGGGATAGGTCACGATGAACAGCGCCGGAATGATCGCAAAATATTTCGCGACGTCATTGGCGATGGAGAAGGTCGTGAGCGAGCCCCGCGTCATCAGCAGCTGCTTGCCGATGGCGACGATCTCGATGAGTTTGGTCGGATCGCTGTCGAGATCGACCATATTGCCGGCCTCGCGCGCCGCCTGCGTGCCGGTCTGCATGGCGACGCCGACATCGGCCTGCGCGAGCGCCGGCGCGTCATTGGTGCCGTCGCCGCACATGGCGATGAGGCGTCCGCCCTGCTGCTCTCTCCGAATATAGGTGAGCTTGTCCTCGGGCGTCGCCTGCGCGAGAAAATCGTCGACCCCGGCTTCCGAAGCGATCGCCGCCGCCGTGACCGGATTATCGCCCGTCACCATCACCGTCTTGATGCCCATGGCGCGCAGCTCGGCGAAACGGGCCTTGATGTCGGGCTTGATGATGTCCTTGAGATGCACGACGCCGAGCAGGCGATCGTTCTCGCTCACGGCGAGCGGCGTGCCGCCGGCGCGCGAGATGCGCTCGACCGCGCGGGTGAAATCCTCCGGCGCGCGCAAGGTCGAGAGGCCGGCGCGCTCGAGAATCCCGGCGACCGCGCCGCCAGACCGGTCGGCTCCGGAATCGGCATGACCGGCGAAAGGCTGCGTCTGGGCGAGAACCGCGTCGACCGCGCCCTTGCGCAGCGAGCGGCCGGGCAGATCGAGACCCGAGATCCGCGTATGAGCGGAGAAGGGAACGACGCGCGCGTCGGCGCCGAGGTCCGGGGCCGCGAGGCCGTAGCGGCTCTTGGCGAGAGCGACGATCGAGCGCCCCTCGGGCGTCTCGTCCGCGAGGGACGCGAGCAGCACCGCCTCCGCCAGCTCATGCTCGCCGACGCCGCCGACGGGGATGAACTCGTCGGCCATACGATTGCCGAAAGTGATCGTGCCGGTCTTGTCGAGCAGCAGCGTGTCGACGTCGCCCGCCGCCTCGACCGCGCGGCCGGAAGTGGCGATGACGTTGAAGCGGATCAGACGATCCATGCCGGCGATGCCGATTGCCGACAGGAGGCCGCCGATCGTTGTCGGGATCAGGCAGACGAGCAGCGCGATCAGCACGGTCAGCGACAGCACCGTTCCCGAATAATTGGCGAGCGGCCACAGCGTCGTGCAGACGATCAGAAAGATGATCGTCAGACCCGACAGCAGGATCGACAAAGCGAGCTCGTTCGGCGTCTTCTGCCGCTCGGCGCCTTCGACGAGCGCGATCATGCGATCGATGAAGGTCGAGCCCGGCGCGGCAGTGATCGTCACCCGCACCCAGTCGGACAAGACCGTTGTGCCGCCAGTGACGGCCGAGCGGTCGCCGCCCGCCTCGCGAATGACCGGCGCGGATTCGCCGGTGATCGCCGACTCGTTGACGGAAGCGACGCCTTCGACGACCTCGCCATCGCCGGGAATGAGATCGCCCGCCTCGACGAGCACGACATCGCCGACCCTCAGATCGAGGGCCGAAACGAGATCGAAGGCGTCGCGCGAGCCGCTCTTCAACCGCTTGGCCTTGGTGTCTGTGCGCGTGCGGCGCAGAGCGTCGGCCTGCGCCTTGCCGCGCCCTTCCGCCACCGCCTCGGCGAAATTGGCGAAGAGCACGGTGAACCACAGCCAGGCTGCGATCTGGCCCGAGAACAGAGCGGTTCCGTCATGCGCGAAGAGATCGCGAACGAACAATATCGTGACGACGGCCGAGACGGCCTCGGTGACGAAGATCACCGGATTGCGCGCCAGCCTGCGCGGATCGAGCTTCTTGAAAGCGTCGATTGCCGCGCGGCCGACGATGGCCCGATCGAACAGGCCGGGAGCTGCGACTTTGGACGACATTTGCGTGGATCTCCGGATCAGAAGGTCTTGCCGGCCGCGAGCAGCAGATGCTCGACGACGGGACCGAGCGCGAGCGCCGGGAAATATTGGAGCAGATAGAGGATGACGATGACGCCGATCAGCAATCCGACGAACAGAGGTCCATGCGTCGGGAACGTGCCGCTGGAGGCCGGGGCCTTCTTCTTGGCGGCGAAGGAACCCGCCATCGCCAGCACGGGAATGACATAGGCGAAGCGTCCGAGCGTCATCGCCAGGCCGAGCGTGGTGTTGTACCAAGGGGTATTGCCGGTAAGGCCCGCGAAGGCCGAGCCATTATTGTCGGTCGTCGAGGCGAAGGCGTAGAGAATCTCCGACAGGCCGTGCGGGCCGGCATTGTTGAGGCTCGCGAGCGCGCTCTGCAGCAACACCGAAGCCCCGGAGAAGCCGAGCACGCAGAGCGGGTAGATCAGCACGGCCAGCATGGCGAGCTTCATCTCGCGCGCCTCGATCTTCTTGCCGAGATATTCCGGCGTGCGGCCGACCATCAGGCCCGCGACGAAGACGGCCACGACGGCGAGCACCAGGAAGCCATAGAGACCGGCGCCCACGCCGCCCGGCGCGATCGAGCCCATGAGCATGTTGAACAAGGGAACGAGACCGCCGATCGGCATGAACGAATCATGCATCGAGTTGACGGCGCCTGTGCTGGTGCCGGTCGTCGCCGCGGCGAAGAGCGCGCTGGTCGCGACGCCGAAGCGCACTTCCTTGCCCTCCATATTGCCGGGCGAAGGATCGACGCCGATCGACGCCAGCAGCGGATTGCCGCCAGCTTCCGCCCAGTAGGCGATGAGCACGCCCGAGACGAGCACGATGAGCATAGTGATCGCAATCGCGCGGCCCTGACGAAAGTCGAGCACGGCGCGGCCGAAGGCGAAGGCGAGCGCGAAGGGGACGACGAGCAGCGACCAGATCTCCAGCATATTGGAGATCGCGTTGGGGCTTTCGAACGGATGGGCCGAATTGGCGTTGAAGAAGCCGCCGCCATTGGTGCCGAGCTCCTTGATCGCCTCCTGGCTCGCGATCGGGCCGATCGAGATGACCTGCTTGGCGCCTTCGAGCGTCGTCGCCTCGACGGAGCCGAGAAGCGTCTGCGGCACGCCGAGCGCCACGAGCACGAGCGCAACGACGATCGACAGGGGCAGCAGCACATAGAGCGTGCCGCGGGTGAGATCGACCCAGAAATTGCCGACCGTCGGCGACTCGGCCCGCGCGAAGCCGCGCACCAGCGCGAAGGCCATGGCGAGGCCGGTCGCCGCCGAGAGGAAGTTGTGAACGGTGAGACCGAGCATCTGCACGAGATGGCTCATCGTCGTCTCGCCGGAGTAATTCTGCCAGTTCGTATTGGTGATGAAGCTGATCGACGTGTTGAAGGCGAGATCGGACGGGACCGCATCGAAGCCCTGCGGATTGAGCGGCAGGACGTTCTGCAGCCGCTGTAGCGCATAGAGCGACAGAAAGCCCGCGACGCTGAAGGCGAGCATGGCGATCGTATAGACGAACCAGCTCTGCTCCCGCGCAGGATCCACGCCGGAAAGCCTGTAGAACGCGCGCTCGACCGGAAGGAGAACGGGCGTCAGAAATGTGCGCTCGCCCGCGAGGACGCGAGCGATGAAGGCGCTGAGCGGCACGGCCGCGACGATGACGGCTGCCAAAACGAAGGCGATTTGCGCCAGGCCAATGGCGTTCATGATATTTTCCTTTGCGGAACCCGAAATGCTCGGATCAGAACTTTTCGGGATGAAGGAGCGTGTAGACGAGATAGGCGCCGAGCAGCAGCGCGACGCCCAAGCCGACGATCGGTTCGAACATCATTCGTTCCTTTTTTCAGAGCCGCCCGCAGGCGCGCGCGTAAAGGCCCATCAGCACGAACAGAAAGGCGCCGAGGCCGACATAGACGAGGTCGAGCATAGTCTGTCTCCATATCGACAATGCGTCGGGATATGCCCGCAAAGCACATAAAGGCGCTATTCGGATTTGCGCCTTTGCGTATAAGGACGGCATAAAAAAATCGACGCGCCCCGCCATAGGCCCGGGTTATCGATCGAAGCAGAAATATTTGTTATTTCAGTAGATAATGGCCGAGCGCGTGAGCTGTGCAGTCCGGCATCGCGGAAGCGCGCCTTTGCGCGGCGCCGACGTCGACGCGTCGCACCATCACGATGAACAATGCTCCGGCTGCAAGCCCGATCAGCGAATGTTACGTCCGCAGCCTCTCGGCGCGACCAATGTAGCAAATCCACCCGCAGAGCGGATAATCCTCCGCGGAGGATGAAGAACCGCAGCGCTCTAAAGAATGACGCCAGAGGCAGCTTGAGACCGCCATCAGTGGTGGCGCTCGACCCATCTCGTGGAATATACATCGCCGAGAAGCTCCACGGATCTGCGGCTATCGACGCTGGGTCGCCCCATCCTCTCGAACGCATGTCGACGACGCCTCAGCCGAGCCGAGGCCCGCGCGCGCCATTCATCCTTGGCGAGCTCCCACTCCAATTCCGGCGCCGAATCCCACGCGCCCCTATAAATTCGCCAAGCAAAAGCGTAGGCGACCAGCAGCCCGATCAACGCGACCGCGATTTCCATATAGCCGAGCACG
It encodes the following:
- the kdpB gene encoding potassium-transporting ATPase subunit KdpB; translation: MSSKVAAPGLFDRAIVGRAAIDAFKKLDPRRLARNPVIFVTEAVSAVVTILFVRDLFAHDGTALFSGQIAAWLWFTVLFANFAEAVAEGRGKAQADALRRTRTDTKAKRLKSGSRDAFDLVSALDLRVGDVVLVEAGDLIPGDGEVVEGVASVNESAITGESAPVIREAGGDRSAVTGGTTVLSDWVRVTITAAPGSTFIDRMIALVEGAERQKTPNELALSILLSGLTIIFLIVCTTLWPLANYSGTVLSLTVLIALLVCLIPTTIGGLLSAIGIAGMDRLIRFNVIATSGRAVEAAGDVDTLLLDKTGTITFGNRMADEFIPVGGVGEHELAEAVLLASLADETPEGRSIVALAKSRYGLAAPDLGADARVVPFSAHTRISGLDLPGRSLRKGAVDAVLAQTQPFAGHADSGADRSGGAVAGILERAGLSTLRAPEDFTRAVERISRAGGTPLAVSENDRLLGVVHLKDIIKPDIKARFAELRAMGIKTVMVTGDNPVTAAAIASEAGVDDFLAQATPEDKLTYIRREQQGGRLIAMCGDGTNDAPALAQADVGVAMQTGTQAAREAGNMVDLDSDPTKLIEIVAIGKQLLMTRGSLTTFSIANDVAKYFAIIPALFIVTYPELGAINVMKLASPQSAILSAVIFNALIIIALIPLALKGVAYRPIGAAALLRRNLLIYGLGGVIIPFVGIKLIDIIVSILHLA
- the kdpC gene encoding potassium-transporting ATPase subunit KdpC — its product is MLSQIRPAIVMIVLFTLLTGLAYPLAITGLAQIAFRDEANGSLVERKGVIVGSRLIGQNFAADNYFHGRPSATSAPDPNDSSKTVDAPYNAANSSGSNLGPTSQKLVDRVNAAIEAEFAAGRVDMVAADAVTTSASGLDPHISPQFALAQAPAVAAARKLPEARVRALIEKQIEQRLAGFIGEPRVNVLELNLALDELH
- a CDS encoding response regulator, giving the protein MVGDGEGEDARRSRQIRVLVVDDEPEIHRVLRPALKACGYEPLKAMTGGEALKMIAASAPDVTVLDLGLTDMDGKEVLREARIFSDAPIIILSARDDEAEKIAALDAGANDYVEKPFAIGELMARVRAALRHTPCKEPPPSRIEALGLIVDTVKHQVTKHGIKINLTPKEYDLLLVLARRPGRLVTHNEILRSVWGPAHQNDLQYLRVFIGKLRAKIEDDPAVPRIIETELGVGYRFLESEKPLSREE
- the kdpA gene encoding potassium-transporting ATPase subunit KdpA — protein: MNAIGLAQIAFVLAAVIVAAVPLSAFIARVLAGERTFLTPVLLPVERAFYRLSGVDPAREQSWFVYTIAMLAFSVAGFLSLYALQRLQNVLPLNPQGFDAVPSDLAFNTSISFITNTNWQNYSGETTMSHLVQMLGLTVHNFLSAATGLAMAFALVRGFARAESPTVGNFWVDLTRGTLYVLLPLSIVVALVLVALGVPQTLLGSVEATTLEGAKQVISIGPIASQEAIKELGTNGGGFFNANSAHPFESPNAISNMLEIWSLLVVPFALAFAFGRAVLDFRQGRAIAITMLIVLVSGVLIAYWAEAGGNPLLASIGVDPSPGNMEGKEVRFGVATSALFAAATTGTSTGAVNSMHDSFMPIGGLVPLFNMLMGSIAPGGVGAGLYGFLVLAVVAVFVAGLMVGRTPEYLGKKIEAREMKLAMLAVLIYPLCVLGFSGASVLLQSALASLNNAGPHGLSEILYAFASTTDNNGSAFAGLTGNTPWYNTTLGLAMTLGRFAYVIPVLAMAGSFAAKKKAPASSGTFPTHGPLFVGLLIGVIVILYLLQYFPALALGPVVEHLLLAAGKTF
- the kdpF gene encoding K(+)-transporting ATPase subunit F → MMFEPIVGLGVALLLGAYLVYTLLHPEKF
- the dapA gene encoding 4-hydroxy-tetrahydrodipicolinate synthase produces the protein MWPVIPSNELDRLSSPVQDSRTTPEASAGPKLEAPPAFHASFTALVTPFDNDGVAKKTFADLVAWQIDEGVQGLVVCSATGEGRTLTPQERVQVLRLATEAAGNRASIVADTGTDCTRESVSLTRAAQSAGATAALIVTPSYNKPSPAGLFRHYYEIARSVDIPLIVGIDPVRTGVDIGPDTLARLAEIENIVGLVDATGDFDRFPRHAFSLRSEFARLSGDDHACLMFRMAGGHGSVSIVANAVPKIWSEMQQASTRGDWARAAMIQKQLLPLLSAFRMEAGPGPIKYALSYLRPWFNPNVRLPLVPVKYETGSAVVAALRELELID